The Streptomyces sp. Mut1 genome window below encodes:
- a CDS encoding SigE family RNA polymerase sigma factor — protein METDFQAFVAARSSTLFRGAFVLTGNREAAEDLVQETLERVCRKWRTIAGKDAPDLYVRRIMVNLANDRWRRFRRPGLTSDPESGDKAAPGDEFGQVDNRDQLVRALQQLPMRMRTVVVLRYFHDLSDTEIAADMGISPSTVRSQLARGIEKLRGQIPVLSAPSPRQHTEGIR, from the coding sequence ATGGAGACGGACTTCCAGGCTTTCGTCGCCGCGAGGTCGAGCACGCTGTTCCGGGGCGCCTTCGTCCTGACGGGCAACCGTGAGGCAGCGGAGGATCTGGTCCAGGAGACCCTGGAGCGGGTCTGCCGCAAATGGCGCACCATCGCAGGGAAGGACGCTCCGGACCTCTATGTGCGGCGGATCATGGTGAACCTGGCCAACGACCGCTGGCGCAGGTTCCGCCGTCCGGGCCTGACCTCCGATCCGGAAAGCGGCGACAAAGCCGCCCCGGGAGACGAGTTCGGGCAGGTGGACAACCGGGACCAGTTGGTACGCGCCCTGCAACAACTGCCCATGCGGATGCGCACGGTCGTGGTGCTGCGGTACTTCCACGACCTCTCCGACACCGAGATCGCAGCCGACATGGGCATATCGCCCAGCACGGTGCGCTCCCAGCTTGCTCGTGGGATCGAGAAACTCAGAGGTCAGATCCCCGTGCTCTCCGCCCCTTCGCCACGGCAGCACACGGAAGGAATCCGATGA
- a CDS encoding PASTA domain-containing protein: MNRFANSAEAPDFDASQILRRTRRRRTLGVAAVAAALIAAGGGTALATSVAGSSNSAPAATSTATNSDATTMLYLFPDGQSVPIDFAGWRLDEATAYMQKTQTKLGTVTEKAVKGCKPGSVLGVSPHAPKTVKKGDTVNFTVCVG; encoded by the coding sequence ATGAACCGATTCGCGAACTCCGCCGAGGCCCCCGACTTCGACGCGTCCCAGATCCTGCGCCGCACCCGGCGCAGGCGCACCCTCGGCGTCGCCGCCGTCGCCGCCGCCCTCATCGCGGCGGGCGGGGGCACCGCCCTGGCCACCTCGGTCGCCGGCAGCAGCAACTCGGCCCCGGCGGCCACCAGCACGGCCACCAACAGCGACGCCACCACCATGCTGTACCTCTTTCCCGACGGCCAGAGCGTCCCGATCGACTTCGCGGGCTGGCGCCTGGACGAGGCCACGGCGTACATGCAGAAGACGCAGACGAAGCTCGGCACCGTCACCGAGAAGGCCGTCAAGGGCTGTAAGCCGGGCTCGGTGCTCGGCGTGTCCCCGCACGCCCCGAAGACCGTCAAGAAGGGCGACACGGTCAACTTCACCGTATGCGTCGGCTGA